A portion of the Mycobacterium paraseoulense genome contains these proteins:
- a CDS encoding lysophospholipid acyltransferase family protein, whose product MATVADAIGWASRQIADRVPKADLDQRDPDFIRDQLPATWLVASLYFRADVRGLDRIPTHGPVLLVGNHSGGNVPPDTFVFTLAFCSYFGVERPFYQLAHNLVTLYPPLRWLRKFGTVAASPENARLALESGAAVLVYPGGDYEVFRPSWQRHIVDFGGRKGFVRLARETGVPIVPVAAVGGQETALFLGRAQWLARLLLVDKVVRLKSVPISLALPWGLNISDLLGHIPLPAKIVIEVQEPVAVGDDDQAVYDEVIASLQAGVDRLAAQRRFPVLG is encoded by the coding sequence ATGGCGACAGTCGCGGATGCCATCGGGTGGGCGAGTAGGCAGATCGCGGACCGGGTGCCCAAGGCGGACCTGGATCAGCGCGACCCGGACTTCATCCGCGACCAGCTGCCCGCGACCTGGTTGGTGGCATCGCTGTATTTCCGCGCCGACGTGCGCGGACTCGACCGCATTCCCACGCACGGACCGGTGCTGCTGGTGGGCAACCACAGCGGCGGCAACGTCCCGCCGGACACCTTCGTCTTCACCCTGGCGTTCTGCTCGTACTTCGGTGTGGAGCGCCCGTTCTATCAGCTCGCGCACAACCTGGTCACCCTCTATCCGCCGCTGCGCTGGCTGCGCAAGTTCGGCACCGTGGCGGCCAGTCCCGAAAACGCCCGCCTCGCTTTGGAATCCGGTGCCGCCGTGCTGGTATATCCGGGCGGCGATTACGAGGTCTTCCGCCCGTCCTGGCAGCGGCACATCGTCGACTTCGGCGGCCGCAAGGGGTTCGTGCGGCTCGCGCGGGAGACCGGCGTGCCGATCGTGCCGGTGGCCGCCGTCGGCGGCCAGGAGACGGCGTTGTTCCTCGGCCGCGCGCAATGGCTGGCCAGACTGCTGCTGGTCGACAAGGTAGTCCGGCTCAAGAGCGTGCCCATCTCGCTGGCGCTGCCGTGGGGCCTGAACATCAGCGACCTGCTGGGGCACATCCCGCTCCCCGCCAAGATCGTCATCGAGGTGCAGGAGCCGGTCGCGGTGGGCGACGACGACCAGGCCGTGTACGACGAGGTGATCGCCAGCCTGCAGGCCGGTGTGGACCGGCTTGCCGCGCAGCGCCGCTTCCCGGTGCTCGGCTGA
- a CDS encoding SRPBCC family protein: protein MRVERRIVVNADRDTVWTVLSDPDRYPSFLPHLERWETLTEGPARVGARYTVLWKIGSIPVGGIAEVVEFDTARDLAWINITGVTQRGRFRLRDAGPGRTRVTFRLAYSSEGGLLGLIADRVAAFWVGRSLDESLKNLVRLVES, encoded by the coding sequence ATGCGCGTCGAACGACGGATCGTCGTCAACGCGGATCGCGACACGGTGTGGACGGTGCTCAGCGACCCGGATCGATACCCGTCGTTCCTACCGCACCTGGAGCGCTGGGAGACGCTGACGGAGGGCCCGGCCCGGGTGGGCGCCCGCTACACCGTGTTGTGGAAGATCGGCTCGATCCCGGTGGGCGGCATCGCCGAAGTCGTGGAGTTCGATACTGCGCGGGATCTGGCCTGGATCAACATCACCGGCGTGACGCAGCGCGGCCGGTTCCGGTTGCGCGACGCCGGCCCCGGCCGGACCCGCGTGACGTTCCGGCTCGCCTACAGCTCCGAAGGCGGCCTGCTGGGCCTGATCGCCGACCGCGTGGCGGCCTTCTGGGTCGGCCGCTCACTCGACGAGAGCCTGAAAAACCTTGTCCGCCTTGTGGAGTCGTGA
- a CDS encoding cyclopropane mycolic acid synthase family methyltransferase, translating into MTEKLTPHFDDVQAHYDLSDDFFRLFLDRTMTYSCAYFDRMRDIPLEEAQLRKMDLALGKLGLRPGMTLLDVGCGWGGTMRRALEKYDVDVIGLTLSKHQAAHVQKMFDAMTTPHSRRVLLQGWEQFDEPVDRIVSIGAFEHFGYDRYDDFFQMAYRVLPDDGVMLLHTITMLTPEQIVERGLPMTEEQTGFNDFIAREIFPGGQLPPIEMVEFHASKMGFNLARRQSLQLHYARTLDLWAAALEAHHSEAVAIQSEEVYQRYMRYLTGCAKAFRDGYIDINQFTLAK; encoded by the coding sequence ATGACCGAGAAACTGACGCCGCATTTCGACGACGTCCAGGCGCACTATGACCTGTCCGACGACTTCTTCCGGCTGTTCCTCGACCGCACCATGACCTACAGCTGTGCCTACTTCGACCGCATGCGGGACATCCCGCTCGAAGAGGCGCAGCTGCGCAAGATGGACCTGGCGCTCGGAAAGCTGGGCCTGCGGCCCGGGATGACACTGCTGGACGTCGGCTGCGGCTGGGGCGGCACCATGCGCCGCGCGCTGGAGAAGTACGACGTGGACGTCATCGGGCTGACGTTGTCCAAGCACCAGGCCGCGCACGTGCAGAAGATGTTCGACGCGATGACCACCCCGCACAGCAGGCGGGTGTTGCTGCAGGGCTGGGAGCAATTCGACGAGCCCGTCGACCGGATCGTCTCCATCGGCGCGTTCGAGCACTTCGGCTACGACCGCTACGACGATTTCTTCCAGATGGCTTACCGCGTCCTGCCCGACGACGGGGTGATGCTGCTGCACACGATCACCATGCTGACCCCGGAGCAGATCGTCGAACGCGGCTTGCCGATGACCGAAGAGCAGACCGGCTTCAACGACTTCATCGCCCGCGAGATCTTCCCCGGCGGCCAGCTGCCGCCGATCGAGATGGTGGAGTTCCATGCGTCGAAGATGGGCTTCAACCTGGCCCGCAGGCAGTCGCTGCAGCTGCACTACGCCCGGACGCTCGACCTCTGGGCCGCGGCGCTGGAAGCGCACCACAGCGAGGCGGTCGCGATCCAGTCCGAAGAGGTCTACCAGCGATACATGAGATACCTGACCGGGTGCGCCAAGGCATTCCGCGACGGCTACATCGACATCAACCAGTTCACGCTGGCCAAGTAG
- a CDS encoding nitroreductase family protein: MEAWDAIRARRNVRQYTPDPVSGEDLNRIAEAGWRAPSAKNRQPWDFVIVTDRAQLQALSTVWRGAGHIAAAAAAIAIVVPVPPDERRVVTDNYDVGQATMAMMIAATDLGIGTGHSSVGDQDKARAILGVPDDRLVAFLLGVGYPADRPLTPIRTPNRRPFAEVVHHGRW; this comes from the coding sequence ATGGAGGCTTGGGACGCGATCCGCGCCCGGCGCAACGTCCGGCAGTACACGCCGGACCCGGTTTCCGGAGAAGACCTGAACCGCATCGCCGAGGCCGGGTGGCGTGCCCCTTCCGCGAAAAACCGGCAGCCGTGGGATTTCGTGATCGTCACCGACCGGGCGCAGTTGCAGGCCCTGTCGACCGTGTGGCGGGGCGCAGGCCACATCGCCGCCGCGGCCGCCGCGATCGCGATCGTCGTGCCCGTGCCGCCCGACGAGCGCAGGGTGGTCACCGACAACTACGACGTCGGTCAGGCCACGATGGCGATGATGATCGCGGCCACTGACCTGGGGATCGGGACCGGGCACTCGTCGGTGGGGGACCAGGACAAGGCGCGGGCCATCCTCGGTGTTCCCGACGACCGGCTGGTCGCCTTCCTGCTGGGCGTCGGGTATCCCGCCGACCGTCCGCTCACCCCGATCCGCACACCGAACCGGCGGCCCTTCGCCGAGGTCGTCCACCACGGTCGTTGGTGA
- a CDS encoding class I SAM-dependent methyltransferase, with protein MHDHRGDYGIDGSFHTISARGQAIGLAAQTVALLGWAVVGWARGKRLTAALAATSAVGIASSAALYVYATRVGKFVVWDRVLADLRLRGDETVLDLGCGRGAVLLAAATRLPRGRAVGVDLWQADQTDNSPEATLANAALEAVSDRVEVHTADMTALPLADDSVDVIVSNLAIHNIPTRAGRRKALDEAVRVLRPGGRLAIADLWETRRHAAHLRELGWRNVRRRNVGWRMYYGGPWFSTRLVTATKPG; from the coding sequence GTGCATGACCACCGGGGCGACTACGGAATAGACGGCTCGTTTCACACCATCTCGGCGCGTGGGCAGGCGATCGGCCTCGCTGCCCAGACCGTCGCCCTTCTCGGGTGGGCGGTGGTCGGCTGGGCGCGCGGCAAGCGGCTCACGGCGGCGCTGGCGGCAACGTCGGCGGTCGGGATCGCCTCGAGCGCAGCCCTTTACGTGTACGCGACGCGGGTCGGCAAGTTCGTCGTGTGGGACCGGGTGCTGGCCGATCTTCGGCTGCGGGGCGACGAAACGGTGCTCGATCTCGGCTGCGGGCGCGGCGCGGTGTTGCTCGCCGCGGCGACGAGGTTGCCTCGGGGTCGTGCGGTCGGTGTCGATCTGTGGCAGGCAGACCAGACCGACAACTCCCCGGAGGCCACCCTGGCCAACGCGGCGCTGGAAGCGGTCAGCGATCGCGTCGAGGTGCACACCGCGGACATGACAGCCCTGCCCTTGGCCGACGACAGCGTCGACGTGATCGTCAGCAACCTGGCCATCCACAACATCCCGACGCGCGCCGGCCGGCGGAAAGCTCTCGATGAAGCGGTTCGGGTGCTGCGCCCGGGCGGGCGGCTGGCGATCGCGGACCTCTGGGAGACCCGCCGGCATGCCGCGCACCTCAGGGAATTGGGTTGGCGAAACGTGCGGCGCCGCAACGTCGGATGGCGCATGTACTACGGTGGTCCGTGGTTTTCCACGCGCCTGGTCACCGCGACGAAGCCGGGGTGA
- the cynS gene encoding cyanase, with protein sequence MNRHEITEQIVLARLRLGLTWQQLADAIDRPVLWTTSALLGQHPIPAELARVLVERLHLDESVVPVLAAPPMRGGLPTAVPTDPTIYRFYEALQVYGGAIKELIHEQFGDGIMSAINFSVDLHKKSHPSGDRVVVTLDGKFLPYQWVSADS encoded by the coding sequence ATGAACAGACACGAGATCACCGAGCAGATCGTCCTGGCTCGCCTGAGGCTGGGCCTGACCTGGCAACAGCTGGCCGACGCCATAGACAGGCCGGTGCTGTGGACCACCTCGGCGCTGCTCGGCCAGCATCCGATTCCCGCCGAGCTGGCGAGGGTTCTCGTCGAGCGGCTGCACCTCGACGAGTCGGTGGTGCCGGTGCTGGCGGCGCCGCCCATGCGGGGCGGGCTGCCGACCGCCGTGCCGACCGATCCGACCATCTACCGCTTCTACGAGGCGCTGCAGGTCTACGGCGGCGCGATCAAGGAGTTGATCCACGAGCAGTTCGGTGACGGCATCATGAGCGCGATCAATTTCAGCGTCGACCTGCACAAGAAATCACACCCGTCGGGCGACCGCGTCGTGGTGACGCTGGATGGCAAATTCCTTCCCTATCAATGGGTTTCGGCGGATAGCTGA
- a CDS encoding patatin-like phospholipase family protein, with product MVADAKPVDLVLSGGGVKFIGLVGAVTALMDAGYSAYRVSGVSAGSVVAAISAAASKGDQLTSGQVRELALSVPLRKWRDAGPVPLVGSAWGLVRDTSMYRGDFAHDWIRSELKNLGVVTFGDLALADDELLPERRYQVAVTVADVTAAQLVRLPWDYRRLYGLDPDEQPVADAVRASMAIPFFYPPVTLTDTMGLTSTLVDGGVLSNFPIDSLDRTDGRPPRWPTFGITVMPRLAEGVDQVFPALRPLRFLKQSALLQSLFTTMLVGHDQAQLSLPWVKCRTIGVASTDVSVLDFGISRARLEELCDRGYAAAHDFLHTWDWPGYLNRFRRFVTN from the coding sequence ATGGTGGCCGACGCGAAACCGGTGGACCTGGTGCTTTCGGGCGGGGGCGTGAAGTTCATCGGCCTGGTCGGCGCGGTCACCGCCCTCATGGATGCCGGCTACTCGGCCTACCGGGTGTCGGGTGTCTCGGCGGGATCGGTGGTCGCGGCGATCTCGGCGGCCGCGTCCAAGGGCGATCAACTGACCAGCGGCCAGGTCAGGGAGCTCGCGCTGTCGGTGCCGTTGCGCAAGTGGCGCGACGCGGGGCCGGTGCCCCTCGTCGGCTCCGCGTGGGGACTGGTGCGGGACACCTCGATGTACCGCGGCGATTTCGCCCATGACTGGATTCGCAGCGAGCTGAAGAACCTGGGCGTGGTCACGTTCGGCGACCTGGCTCTCGCCGACGACGAGCTCCTCCCGGAACGGCGCTACCAGGTCGCGGTCACCGTCGCCGACGTCACCGCGGCGCAGCTGGTGCGACTGCCATGGGATTATCGGCGGCTGTACGGGCTCGACCCCGACGAGCAGCCCGTCGCGGACGCGGTCCGCGCCTCGATGGCGATCCCTTTCTTCTACCCGCCGGTCACGCTGACCGACACCATGGGGCTCACGTCCACCCTGGTCGACGGTGGCGTGCTGTCGAATTTCCCGATCGACTCGCTGGACCGCACGGACGGCAGACCGCCGCGCTGGCCGACGTTCGGCATCACGGTGATGCCCAGGCTGGCCGAGGGCGTGGATCAGGTGTTTCCCGCGCTGCGCCCGCTGCGCTTCCTCAAACAATCGGCCCTGCTGCAAAGCCTCTTCACCACCATGTTGGTCGGCCATGACCAGGCGCAGCTGAGCTTGCCGTGGGTCAAGTGCCGCACCATCGGGGTGGCCTCCACCGACGTGAGCGTTCTCGACTTCGGCATATCCCGGGCCCGCCTGGAGGAACTCTGCGACCGGGGCTACGCCGCGGCGCACGACTTCCTGCACACCTGGGATTGGCCGGGATACCTGAACCGGTTCCGACGATTCGTCACGAACTGA
- a CDS encoding crotonase/enoyl-CoA hydratase family protein: protein MSGPVHYTLKDSIAVIRMDDGKVNALGPTMQQALGEAIDRADADNAGALVITGNERVFSGGFDLKILTSGEAQPAIDMLRGGFELAYRLLSHPKPVVMACTGHAIAMGAFLLSSGDHRVAAHGYNIQANEVAIGMVIPYAALEIMKLRLTRSAYQQAAGLAKTFFGETALAAGFVDEIVLPDMVVSRAEEAAREFAGLHQHAHAATKLRARADALKAIRAGIDGIEAEFGL from the coding sequence ATGAGCGGCCCGGTCCACTACACCCTCAAGGACTCCATCGCCGTCATCCGGATGGACGACGGCAAGGTCAACGCGCTGGGTCCGACCATGCAGCAGGCGCTGGGCGAGGCGATCGACCGGGCCGACGCCGACAACGCCGGGGCGTTGGTGATCACCGGCAACGAGCGGGTGTTCAGCGGCGGGTTCGACCTGAAGATCCTCACCTCCGGCGAGGCGCAGCCGGCGATCGACATGCTGCGCGGCGGCTTCGAGCTGGCCTACCGGCTGTTGTCCCACCCCAAGCCGGTGGTGATGGCCTGCACCGGCCACGCCATCGCGATGGGGGCGTTCCTGCTGTCGTCCGGTGACCACCGGGTGGCCGCGCACGGCTACAACATCCAGGCCAACGAGGTGGCGATCGGCATGGTCATCCCCTACGCGGCCCTGGAGATCATGAAGCTGCGCCTCACGCGGTCGGCCTACCAGCAGGCCGCGGGGCTGGCCAAGACGTTCTTTGGCGAGACCGCGTTGGCCGCCGGCTTCGTCGACGAGATCGTGCTACCGGACATGGTGGTCAGTCGCGCCGAGGAGGCCGCGCGCGAATTCGCCGGTCTGCACCAACACGCCCACGCCGCAACCAAATTGCGCGCCCGAGCCGATGCCCTCAAGGCCATTCGGGCCGGCATCGACGGCATCGAGGCCGAGTTCGGGCTGTAG
- a CDS encoding MBL fold metallo-hydrolase, giving the protein MPTDRLYFRQLLSGRDFAAGDMFATQMRNFAYLIGDRETGDCVVVDPAYAAGELLDTLEADGMHLSGVLVTHHHPDHVGGSMMGFSLQGLAELLERAAVPVHVNTHEAQWVSRVTGISLGDLTAHENHDKVSIGDIEVELLHTPGHTPGSQCFLLDGRLVAGDTLFLEGCGRTDFPGGDSDEMYRSLRQLAALPGDPTVFPGHWYSAEPSASLSEVKRSNYVYRAADLAQWRMLMGG; this is encoded by the coding sequence GTGCCAACGGACCGGCTGTACTTTCGCCAACTGCTCTCCGGTCGCGACTTCGCCGCCGGCGACATGTTCGCGACGCAGATGCGCAACTTCGCCTACCTGATCGGCGACCGTGAGACGGGCGACTGCGTGGTGGTCGATCCCGCGTACGCCGCCGGCGAGTTGCTCGACACGCTCGAGGCCGACGGCATGCACCTGTCCGGGGTGCTGGTCACCCACCATCATCCCGACCATGTGGGCGGATCGATGATGGGCTTCTCGCTGCAGGGCCTGGCCGAACTGCTGGAGCGGGCCGCCGTGCCCGTACACGTCAATACCCATGAGGCGCAATGGGTTTCGCGAGTCACCGGGATCAGCCTCGGCGACCTCACCGCTCATGAGAATCATGACAAGGTCAGCATCGGCGATATCGAGGTCGAGTTGCTGCACACGCCCGGCCACACGCCCGGCAGCCAGTGCTTTCTGCTCGACGGCCGCCTGGTGGCCGGTGACACGCTGTTCCTGGAGGGCTGCGGCCGCACCGACTTTCCCGGCGGCGACTCCGACGAGATGTACCGCAGCCTGCGGCAACTCGCCGCGCTGCCCGGCGACCCGACGGTTTTTCCCGGCCACTGGTATTCGGCGGAGCCGAGCGCCTCGCTGTCAGAAGTCAAGCGCTCCAACTATGTGTATCGGGCCGCCGACCTTGCCCAGTGGCGAATGCTGATGGGCGGCTGA
- a CDS encoding type II toxin-antitoxin system VapB family antitoxin has translation MRKKVEIEIDVDLIDEAIRRFHLADAREAVNLALRTLLAEADAGVADEEYDEFSDLSAWQPRRGGDSVP, from the coding sequence ATGAGGAAGAAGGTCGAAATCGAGATCGACGTCGATCTGATCGACGAGGCGATACGCCGCTTCCATCTGGCCGATGCCCGCGAGGCCGTCAATCTCGCGCTGCGCACCCTGCTGGCCGAGGCCGATGCCGGGGTGGCCGACGAAGAATACGACGAGTTCAGCGACCTCAGCGCGTGGCAGCCCCGCCGCGGCGGCGACAGCGTCCCGTAA
- the rpmG gene encoding 50S ribosomal protein L33, translating into MASSTDVRPKITLACEVCKHRNYITKKNRRNDPDRMELKKFCPNCGKHQAHRETR; encoded by the coding sequence ATGGCTTCCAGTACCGACGTGCGGCCGAAGATCACCTTGGCATGCGAGGTGTGCAAGCACCGTAACTACATCACCAAGAAGAACCGCCGGAACGACCCGGACCGCATGGAGCTGAAGAAGTTCTGCCCGAACTGCGGCAAGCACCAGGCGCATCGAGAGACGCGCTAG
- the hadA gene encoding (3R)-hydroxyacyl-ACP dehydratase subunit HadA translates to MPLSESIVGMHYRYPDYYVVEREKIREHAVAVQNDDAAFLEEKAAAELGYPGLLAPLTFICVFGYKAQTSFFKHANIAVQDAQVVQVDQVLKFKGPIVAGDKLYCDVYVDSVRTSHGTQIIVTKNIITNEAGDVVQETFTTLAGRAGEDGEEGFSDATA, encoded by the coding sequence GTGCCGTTATCCGAAAGCATCGTCGGGATGCACTACCGCTATCCCGATTATTACGTCGTGGAGCGGGAGAAGATCCGCGAGCACGCCGTCGCCGTCCAGAACGACGACGCCGCATTTCTCGAGGAGAAGGCGGCGGCCGAGCTCGGCTACCCCGGGCTGCTGGCCCCGTTGACGTTCATCTGCGTATTCGGCTACAAGGCGCAGACGTCGTTTTTCAAGCACGCGAACATCGCCGTCCAGGACGCGCAGGTCGTTCAGGTCGACCAGGTGCTGAAGTTCAAGGGGCCGATCGTCGCCGGCGACAAGCTGTACTGCGACGTCTATGTGGACTCGGTGCGGACGTCGCACGGTACCCAGATCATCGTGACCAAGAACATCATCACCAACGAAGCCGGTGATGTCGTTCAGGAGACCTTCACGACCCTGGCGGGCCGTGCGGGTGAGGATGGAGAAGAGGGATTTTCTGATGCCACTGCGTGA
- the hadB gene encoding (3R)-hydroxyacyl-ACP dehydratase subunit HadB — MPLREFSSVKVGDQLPERTYPLTRQDLVNYAGVSGDLNPIHWDDEIAKVVGLDTAIAHGMLTMGIGGGYVTSWIGDPGAVTEYNVRFTAVVPVPNDGKGAELVFSGRVKSVDPETKSVTIALTATTGGKKIFGRAIASATLA; from the coding sequence ATGCCACTGCGTGAGTTCAGCTCGGTAAAGGTGGGCGACCAGCTTCCCGAGAGGACCTACCCTCTGACCCGGCAGGACCTGGTGAATTATGCCGGGGTGTCCGGCGACTTGAACCCGATCCACTGGGACGACGAGATCGCCAAGGTCGTCGGGCTGGATACCGCGATCGCGCACGGCATGCTGACCATGGGCATCGGCGGCGGCTACGTCACCTCGTGGATCGGTGACCCCGGTGCGGTCACCGAGTACAACGTGCGGTTCACCGCGGTGGTGCCGGTCCCCAACGACGGCAAGGGCGCCGAACTCGTCTTCAGCGGCCGGGTCAAGTCCGTCGATCCCGAGACCAAGTCAGTGACGATCGCCCTGACGGCCACCACGGGCGGCAAGAAGATCTTCGGCAGGGCGATCGCGTCCGCAACGCTCGCCTAG
- the hadC gene encoding (3R)-hydroxyacyl-ACP dehydratase subunit HadC, with product MALKTDIRGMIWRYPDYFVVGREQLRQFAQAVKDRHPAHYNEDAAAALGHDAILAPLTFATIFAKLVQLDFFRHVDIGMETMVIVQVDQRFVFAQPIKAGDKLWARMDILSVDERFGADIVVTKNICTNEEGELVLEAYTTLMSQYAEQAENLKWDPESGQVVRTA from the coding sequence ATGGCGCTCAAAACAGACATCAGGGGAATGATCTGGCGCTACCCGGACTACTTCGTGGTGGGGCGGGAGCAACTCCGCCAGTTCGCGCAGGCCGTGAAGGACCGCCACCCGGCCCACTACAACGAAGACGCGGCCGCCGCACTCGGCCACGACGCGATCCTGGCACCGCTGACCTTCGCGACCATCTTCGCCAAGCTGGTCCAGCTGGACTTCTTCCGGCATGTCGACATCGGCATGGAGACCATGGTCATCGTCCAGGTCGACCAGCGCTTTGTGTTCGCCCAGCCGATCAAGGCCGGCGACAAGCTGTGGGCCCGGATGGACATCCTGTCGGTGGACGAGCGCTTCGGCGCCGACATCGTCGTCACCAAGAACATCTGCACCAACGAAGAGGGCGAACTGGTGCTGGAGGCGTACACCACGCTGATGAGCCAGTACGCCGAGCAGGCGGAGAATCTCAAATGGGACCCCGAGTCCGGCCAGGTCGTCAGGACGGCGTAA
- the secE gene encoding preprotein translocase subunit SecE, whose product MSDEGDAANDAASDGADREDGRASGGRTAVVTRPQRPTGKRSRQRAADAGEDADVESADEAEVAKKDKAGKGAKAKKAKKPKKPGDRSANPLMFVYNYLKQVVAEMRKVIWPNRKQMFTYTSVVLAFLAFMVALVGLADFGLTKLVLLVFG is encoded by the coding sequence GTGAGCGACGAAGGCGACGCTGCCAACGACGCCGCAAGCGACGGCGCCGACAGGGAGGACGGCCGCGCGAGCGGCGGTCGGACCGCTGTGGTGACCCGGCCGCAGCGCCCCACCGGCAAACGATCTCGGCAGCGAGCGGCCGATGCCGGCGAGGACGCCGACGTAGAGTCGGCGGACGAGGCCGAGGTCGCCAAGAAGGACAAGGCCGGCAAGGGCGCCAAAGCCAAGAAGGCCAAGAAACCGAAGAAGCCCGGGGACCGTTCGGCCAACCCGCTCATGTTCGTCTACAACTACCTCAAGCAGGTGGTTGCGGAGATGCGGAAGGTTATCTGGCCCAACCGCAAGCAGATGTTCACCTACACATCGGTGGTGCTGGCGTTCCTGGCCTTCATGGTGGCGCTGGTCGGCCTCGCGGATTTCGGTCTCACCAAGCTTGTGCTGCTGGTGTTCGGCTGA
- the nusG gene encoding transcription termination/antitermination protein NusG yields MTTYDGDTSAGEAVDVEERTEATEATEATEAPETSATEAPEESAEEVDPAAALKAELRSKPGDWYVIHSYAGYENKVKANLETRVQNLDVGDYIFQVEVPTEEVTEIKNGQRKQVNRKVLPGYILVRMDLTDDSWAAVRNTPGVTGFVGATSRPSALTLDDVVKFLLPRGAAKKAAKGAATTAAAAEAGGLERPAVEVDYEVGESVTVMDGPFATLPATISEVNGEQQKLKVLVSIFGRETPVELTFGQVSKI; encoded by the coding sequence GTGACTACCTACGACGGTGACACGTCCGCGGGTGAAGCGGTCGACGTAGAGGAGCGCACCGAGGCCACCGAGGCCACCGAGGCCACCGAGGCCCCGGAAACCTCAGCGACCGAGGCTCCCGAGGAGTCGGCCGAGGAGGTCGACCCGGCGGCCGCGCTCAAAGCTGAGCTGCGCAGCAAGCCGGGCGACTGGTACGTCATCCACTCCTACGCGGGGTACGAGAACAAGGTCAAAGCCAATCTCGAGACGCGCGTGCAAAACCTGGACGTCGGCGACTACATCTTCCAGGTCGAGGTGCCCACCGAAGAGGTCACCGAGATCAAGAACGGCCAGCGCAAGCAGGTCAATCGCAAGGTGCTGCCCGGCTACATCCTGGTGCGCATGGATTTGACCGACGACTCGTGGGCCGCGGTGCGCAACACGCCGGGCGTCACCGGGTTCGTCGGCGCGACGTCGCGACCGTCTGCGCTGACGCTCGACGACGTGGTGAAGTTCCTGCTGCCGCGGGGCGCCGCCAAGAAAGCCGCCAAGGGCGCGGCCACCACCGCCGCCGCCGCCGAGGCCGGCGGGCTGGAGCGCCCGGCCGTCGAGGTCGACTACGAGGTCGGCGAATCGGTGACGGTCATGGACGGGCCGTTCGCCACGCTGCCGGCGACCATCAGCGAGGTCAACGGCGAACAGCAGAAGCTCAAGGTGCTGGTGTCGATCTTCGGTCGCGAGACGCCCGTGGAATTGACGTTCGGCCAAGTCTCCAAGATCTAA
- the rplK gene encoding 50S ribosomal protein L11, translating into MAPKKKVAGLIKLQIVAGQANPAPPVGPALGQHGVNIMEFCKAYNAATENQRGQVIPVEITVYEDRSFTFALKTPPAAKLLLKAAGVGKGSAEPHKTKVAKVTWDQVREIAETKKTDLNANDIDAAAKIIAGTARSMGITVE; encoded by the coding sequence ATGGCCCCGAAGAAGAAAGTCGCTGGGCTGATCAAGCTGCAGATCGTGGCGGGGCAGGCCAACCCGGCGCCGCCGGTCGGACCCGCACTCGGCCAGCACGGCGTCAACATCATGGAGTTCTGCAAGGCCTACAACGCCGCCACGGAGAACCAGCGCGGCCAGGTCATCCCGGTGGAGATCACGGTCTACGAGGACCGCAGCTTCACCTTCGCGCTCAAGACGCCGCCCGCCGCCAAGCTGCTGCTCAAGGCCGCCGGCGTGGGCAAGGGCTCGGCCGAGCCGCACAAGACCAAGGTCGCCAAGGTGACCTGGGACCAGGTTCGTGAGATCGCCGAGACGAAGAAGACCGATCTCAACGCCAACGACATCGACGCGGCCGCCAAGATCATCGCCGGCACCGCCCGGTCGATGGGGATCACCGTCGAATAG